In a single window of the Anaerocolumna cellulosilytica genome:
- a CDS encoding pectate lyase, protein MSKKLKVLMAVTLLFAQVFVGVFGWSRADAKTITSTIVVKAGETYDGKGETIVAVGMGDGSQNENQKPIFKLEKGANLKNVRIAAPGCDGVHCYGNNTITNVVWEDVGEDALTVKGEGSVTINGGAAYKASDKVFQLNKACTFTVKNFTADGFGKVIRQNGGSTFKCTIYIENCTFKNGKECVARTDSKTTQLYYRNMSTSNVKTNWMFPSSSQIHTY, encoded by the coding sequence ATGTCTAAGAAACTGAAAGTGCTTATGGCAGTGACTCTATTGTTCGCTCAAGTATTTGTTGGGGTTTTTGGTTGGAGCAGAGCAGATGCAAAAACGATTACCAGTACCATTGTAGTAAAAGCGGGAGAAACCTATGATGGAAAAGGCGAAACAATTGTTGCTGTTGGTATGGGAGATGGCAGTCAGAACGAAAATCAAAAGCCTATTTTCAAACTGGAAAAAGGAGCTAATCTTAAAAATGTTCGTATAGCTGCTCCTGGGTGCGATGGGGTACATTGCTACGGTAACAATACTATTACTAATGTAGTGTGGGAAGATGTAGGTGAAGATGCTTTAACTGTAAAAGGTGAAGGTAGTGTTACCATTAATGGCGGCGCTGCTTATAAAGCCAGTGATAAAGTTTTTCAGTTAAACAAAGCCTGCACCTTTACCGTTAAGAATTTTACCGCTGATGGTTTTGGTAAAGTAATTCGCCAAAATGGTGGTTCTACATTTAAATGCACAATATATATCGAAAATTGTACATTTAAAAACGGTAAGGAATGTGTTGCACGTACAGACAGTAAAACGACCCAACTGTATTATCGGAATATGAGTACCTCCAATGTAAAAACAAATTGGATGTTCCCCTCTTCTTCCCAGATACACACTTATTAA